CAATGAAATACAAAAAGCAGCCATTAAGAACGGCATGGTTACACTCCGCGAAAATGCACTAACGAAACTCTTTAACGGCACAACTACCATTGAAGAGGCAGCCAAAATCATAAAAGGCATTTAAAGTTTCAGCAATTCCCGGTGATGAAACAAGGGTATTATGGCAATAACAGTTGTATTGGATTTTCAGGGTATGAAAAAGGAGAAGTATGAGCATATCATCCAGACGCTCATGGCTATTTATAACGATGAAAGATAGGAGGTCAGATTAACTTTCTCATTATTTAAACCAAGCTTTTTTCTTATATTGTTTCTGTGAAAATGGATTGCCCCGAGGGACATATTGAGCACTTCGCCTATTTCTTTCGTTGTTTTACCACTCTTTACGAGATTGGCTATTTGTATTTCCGTTGGTGTGAGACGAGCATATTTTGAGCCTATTTTTTGTAAAAAAGGAGAAGTAATATCGTTAAGGCTTGATTCAATTATTTCCACATAAGTCATATGGTGGGAGTCTAACCGGCATTTTTTCAATTTGTCAATATAAGGGAACACCAATTCTTTGACATTCGTTACTATTTTTTCTTCAAGCTCAATCTTGTCGTTTCCCCTCTCTTTGAGCAATACCTTAAGCGCTGTATTCATTTCTTCAAGGTTTATTGATTTAATCTCCAATTCTGCATCTCTGATTTTCAATGCTTCTTCTGCCTTTTTCCGTTCCCTGATATCCCTTACTGTCAGTAGAATACGCTCATGCTCGCCGATCAAGGCACGCCGCATGTTAATCTCAACCCGGAACAAATGGCCGTTTTTATCTTTTGCCTGCCATTCGAAGAGTTGTGGCTCTCCTGTAGAAGCTTCGTAAAGCCATTTTTGGGCATCCTGCGCTGCATAGGGCGGTTCACCGGAACTTAAATCCGTCACACTTGTCTTAAGGGCTTCCTCACGGGTATATCCGTACATCTCACACATACGGTTGTTGACATCCACGATAGCACCCGTTTCCAGGTCATGAATAAAAACCGCATCGTTCACTGAATTGAAAATGGCGCGGTATTTTTCCTCACTCTCCTTGAGGGTTTTTTCTGTTTTTTTAATGTCAGTAACGTCCAGCCCTTCAGGGTTCAGGTAGATAATATTCCCATCTTTGTCCATAATTGGCCTGAGTGAAAACTCGATATAATGGAGTGTATTATTTTTGTCTATGTGTGTGGTTTCAAATCTTACCAATTCCCCTGTAGCCGCCCTTTTTACAGCATCTCTGAGCTTATTTTGAGTTTCTTTTGAATGTCCCCACCAGGGGGTCTCCCAAAAATACTTTCCTACAACGTCTGTTTCTGATGCCCCTATGAATTCCAGAGCTGTTTTATTTGCAGAAATTATAATACCGTCAATGTTTAAAAGACCCATAAACTGGAATGTCTGGTCAAAAACAATCCGCAGCTTCTCTTCTGATTCACTGAGTTTTTTTTCTATAATTACGCGTTTGGTAATATCACGAATAGATTCTATTGCCCCCTGGCAGTCACCGTTATCATCCAGTAAAGGGGCTGCAGTACCCCAAAGATAGCCACCTATGCCTTTGTTAATACCAGGGGCATATGCTTCTGCATAAATAGTATTTCCATATTGTTTTACATAATTATATAGTCCCTCCGGTTCTCTACTGTTAGCTAAAACAAAGTCGATAAGGAGAGGTCTCTTATTACCATAAAAAGGAATAGCATATGCATAGTCGCCTTTACCGAGGATATCTTCCTTTTTTACACCTGTCATCTCTTCTATTGCCCTGTTCCAGGCTATAACCTTCCCGCCCCTGTCGATCACGAAGGTTGCGTCAGGTAAAAAATCAATAATTGCAGTAAATGACATGCTCTCCATATGGCACGCTCCTGATAAATCAATATTGATTTTGTAGCACAAAACAAGAAAAAAAGACAATACTCCGGGAAGCTTTTCCATATAACAAAAGGAACTGTGTCCGTAATGGTGCGGGGGTTGCTATCTATCCAGTAAACGGCAAGGACATCGAAACACCGGTAAAGATTGCCGGCATCGCCATGTATGAAGCAAAAAGAATTAGGAAGAAATAACTATTGATTGTGCAACGCATGCAATTGAGATTGACCCGTCATCGGCTTTTGCCGGTGGTGGGTCAGTTTTGTTTTTATAGTTTTTATCTTTACATCTGATTGAAGTAAGGGAAAATAGATTTTAAACGTTGTTCCGTGCCCTGGTTGGCTTTCACACTCAATATATCCATTATGCTGTTTTACCAAACCATATACAATGGAAAGTCCGAGTCCTGTCCCTTTTCCGACCTCTTTTGTTGTGAAGAAAGGCTCAAATATTTTTTTCTTTGTTATTTCATCAATACCTGTTCCGCTGTCAGATACATTGATAAAGGCATATTCGCCTGGTTTTCCGTATCCATGCCCCTCAACAAATCTCTCATTTATTGTGGCTATACAGGTATGGATAGAGAGTGAACCTCCTTTCGGCATTGCATCGCGGGCGTTTATCACAAGGTTCATAAGTATCCGTTCTAACTGGATCTGATCGGCTTTGACAATCAAGCTTTCACCTGAATATTTAAAATTAAACTCGATGCCTTCGCCTATAAGCCTTATAAGCAGTTTTTCAAATTTTCTAATCACATCATCTATATCGATATTTTTTGGACTTATCGTCTGTTTCCTGCTGAAGGCAAGTAGACTCTGAGTAAGATTTGCCGCCCTTTCTGCTGCCGAAAGTACATTGTCTAAATAATGTTGAACCGGGTCGTTGTAGCTTAGTTTCCTCTTTGTGAACGTGGTAAATCCTATTATTGCTGTAAGGATATTGTTAAAATCATGAGCAACTCCCCCGGCAAGGGTGCCGACAGCTTCCATTTTCTGGGAATGGAGAAGCTGTGCTTCGAGTCTTTTTAATTCAGTAATATCTTTATAAGTCATAAGATATTCGCCGGTTGGCAGTCGAACAGAAATAAAATTGACAACTTTCTTTGTGCTATCCTTGCAGGTTACAGTAAATGTCCACTTTCCGGTTTCTTTCAGGGAAGGATCATATGTGGCTTTTTCAATGTCTTCAAACCATGTTTCAATCACTTTATGCCTGTATTCAGGATCCGGATAAGCCTTTCTGCACCATTCCCTGCCATTGGGAATATCATGAAGATCATAACCGAACATCTCTCGGAACTTTGCATTAATAAATGTGTAATACCCTTTTTTATCAACAAGGGCCATTCCGAATGGTGCATTTTC
The genomic region above belongs to Pseudomonadota bacterium and contains:
- a CDS encoding PAS domain S-box protein: MDNRLLITIIDFLPDATFAINRNGNVTAWNKAIEEMTGIKREDMLGKGDYAYAIPFYSKKRPLLIDFVLQSTKAAEDSYSYIEQHGSTIYAEAYVPGIKKGTGGYLWGTAAPLLDDNGNIHGAIESLRDITDRKVTELKLKESEEKFRLLFEKSSDPAILLDGDKIIDCNEATLRLMHCPAKEQLIGFHPFDISPERQPDGRLSSEKVRELIDAVFRAGAIDFEWVHRTFEGEDLWIDVSLTLIPIQGKQIVFMVWRNITEQKRAEEGLEKEKYKFLTLIENAPFGMALVDKKGYYTFINAKFREMFGYDLHDIPNGREWCRKAYPDPEYRHKVIETWFEDIEKATYDPSLKETGKWTFTVTCKDSTKKVVNFISVRLPTGEYLMTYKDITELKRLEAQLLHSQKMEAVGTLAGGVAHDFNNILTAIIGFTTFTKRKLSYNDPVQHYLDNVLSAAERAANLTQSLLAFSRKQTISPKNIDIDDVIRKFEKLLIRLIGEGIEFNFKYSGESLIVKADQIQLERILMNLVINARDAMPKGGSLSIHTCIATINERFVEGHGYGKPGEYAFINVSDSGTGIDEITKKKIFEPFFTTKEVGKGTGLGLSIVYGLVKQHNGYIECESQPGHGTTFKIYFPLLQSDVKIKTIKTKLTHHRQKPMTGQSQLHALHNQ
- a CDS encoding PAS domain S-box protein, encoding MESMSFTAIIDFLPDATFVIDRGGKVIAWNRAIEEMTGVKKEDILGKGDYAYAIPFYGNKRPLLIDFVLANSREPEGLYNYVKQYGNTIYAEAYAPGINKGIGGYLWGTAAPLLDDNGDCQGAIESIRDITKRVIIEKKLSESEEKLRIVFDQTFQFMGLLNIDGIIISANKTALEFIGASETDVVGKYFWETPWWGHSKETQNKLRDAVKRAATGELVRFETTHIDKNNTLHYIEFSLRPIMDKDGNIIYLNPEGLDVTDIKKTEKTLKESEEKYRAIFNSVNDAVFIHDLETGAIVDVNNRMCEMYGYTREEALKTSVTDLSSGEPPYAAQDAQKWLYEASTGEPQLFEWQAKDKNGHLFRVEINMRRALIGEHERILLTVRDIRERKKAEEALKIRDAELEIKSINLEEMNTALKVLLKERGNDKIELEEKIVTNVKELVFPYIDKLKKCRLDSHHMTYVEIIESSLNDITSPFLQKIGSKYARLTPTEIQIANLVKSGKTTKEIGEVLNMSLGAIHFHRNNIRKKLGLNNEKVNLTSYLSSL